CGCTTGTGCAGCGACTCTGTGAGAGCCAGTGATAGAATCCCTTCCATCGTTCTGGTCGTTCTGCCATCTCCGTAGTCTCTGAATGCCCGATAGTACGTTTCTTTCTCCGAGTTGCGAATGATAAGGCGCGGCAGACCGAGTTGTAGGAGTTGAAAGTTGATAATGACCCGTCCCATGCGGCCATTGCCGTCGCAAAAGGGATGGATGGTCTCGAAATCCAGATGAAATCGGGCGATTTTATCCAGGAAGTAGGTGTCGAGGGCACTGGAATACTCGACGAGGATATTATCCATCATGCGTTCCACATGCTCGGATGCTGGCGCAATATGAGTGCCCACCCGCACGTATTCTCCCTGCTGGCGAAAGCGGCCTGCAATGTCATCATTAATGCCGCCGATAAGCATCTGATGCAAGAGTAGCATCAGGTCTTTGTTAAGTTCGCTATCTTTAGCTCTGTTGCGCTTATATTCTGTGACACGAGCCAGGTTTTTCGCCTCAAATACTTCCCGCACAGATACATTC
The sequence above is drawn from the Gemmatimonadota bacterium genome and encodes:
- a CDS encoding Fic family protein encodes the protein MASRQPIKNRIQDLKRDYDILRQGKESLLSMIDEVEIPESVYNSNAIENSTLTLNETEKILLEQMLSRNVSVREVFEAKNLARVTEYKRNRAKDSELNKDLMLLLHQMLIGGINDDIAGRFRQQGEYVRVGTHIAPASEHVERMMDNILVEYSSALDTYFLDKIARFHLDFETIHPFCDGNGRMGRVIINFQLLQLGLPRLIIRNSEKETYYRAFRDYGDGRTTRTMEGILSLALTESLHKRLSYLKGGAIIRLSDYIRQNDLSAPAVTNAARRQTIPAFREKGVWKTGQEFIY